One Neoarius graeffei isolate fNeoGra1 chromosome 16, fNeoGra1.pri, whole genome shotgun sequence DNA segment encodes these proteins:
- the nprl3 gene encoding GATOR complex protein NPRL3 isoform X7 yields MPTMILFSVVFALRANAEPSVISCMYNLSRRIAIALQHEERRCQYLTREAKLMLAVQDELTTMTETDGTLQSPFRHILPKCKLARDLKEAYDSLCTTGVVRLHINNWLEVSFCLPHKIHRIGGNHIPPDALERSLKAIRPYHALLLLDSEKALLDQLPLDCSPALLRLLKICSAMKNLQQLAQDADLALLQVFQIAAQLVYWGKAIIVYPLCENNVYMLSPHANIFLYSPLAKQFSQQFPGYDLPSMLAKFSLPVSLSEFRNPLDASVHEAQLIQMVVWMLQRRLLIQLHTYACLLVPPTEEQLCPQEDEMPMVNRVAGRSLSTPTTLSFGSPTSSDDMTLTSPSMDNSSAELLPGGDSPLNKRMTETLLASLTEHERHAILSVPAAQNPDDLRMFARLLHYFRGHHHLEEIMYNENMRRSQLKTLFDKFRSVLVVTNHEDPVISLFQTPPK; encoded by the exons GCCAATGCAGAACCATCGGTGATTAGTTGTATGTACAACCTGTCAAGGCGCATCGCCATTGCCCTGCAGCATGAGGAGCGACGCTGCCAGTACCTCACCAGAGAGGCCAAACTCATGCTGGCTGTACAGGATGAGCTGACCACCATGACTGAAA CGGATGGCACTCTGCAGTCTCCCTTTCGGCACATTCTTCCCAAGTGTAAACTGGCAAGAGACCTAAAGGAAGCCTATGATAG CCTCTGCACAACTGGAGTGGTTCGGCTTCACATAAATAACTGGCTGGAGGTCAGCTTCTGTCTTCCCCACAAGATCCATCGAATTGGAGGGAACCACATTCCCCCAGATGCCTTGGAACGCAGCCTGAAGGCTATTCG GCCATACCATGCCCTGCTGCTACTGGACAGTGAGAAAGCCCTGCTGGATCAACTCCCACTCGATTGCTCTCCTGCTCTTTTGCGGCTCCTCAAGATCTGTTCAGCAATGAAGAACCTGCAGCAGCTGGCACAAGATGCTGACCTGGCCCTCTTGCAG gtctttcagaTAGCTGCTCAATTGGTATACTGGGGTAAAGCCATCATTGTGTATCCACTCTGTGAGAACAATGTATACATGCTGTCTCCACATGCCAACATATTTCT GTATTCTCCACTGGCAAAGCAGTTTTCCCAGCAGTTTCCTGGTTATGATCTTCCATCCATGTTAGCCAAGTTCTCTTTACCTGTATCTCTGTCGGAGTTCAGGAACCCACTGGACGCTTCTGTACATGAG GCACAGTTGATCCAGATGGTGGTGTGGATGCTGCAGAGGCGGCTGTTGATCCAACTTCACACCTATGcatgcctgcttgtgccacccaCTGAGGAACAGCTATGTCCACAGGAGGATGAGATGCCAATGGTGAATCGTGTGGCCGGACGCAGCCTCAGCACGCCTACCACCCTCAGTTTTGGCTCCCCAA CCAGCAGCGATGATATGACGCTCACGAGCCCCAGCATGGACAATTCCAGTGCTGAGCTGCTGCCAGGGGGAGACTCTCCACTCAATAAGAGAATGACCGAGACCCTACTGGCCAGTCTGACTGAACATGAGCGCCATGCCATCCTTAGTGTACCTGCTGCACAAAATCCTGATGACCTGCGCATGTTTGCTAG ATTGCTACACTACTTTAGAGGGCATCACCACCTGGAGGAGATCATGTACAATGAGAACATGCGACGCTCACAGCTAAAGACTCTCTTTGACAAGTTCCGCAGTGTTTTAGTTGTTACTAACCACGAGGACCCTGTCATCTCTCTGTTTCAAACACCACCCAAGTAG